Part of the Lotus japonicus ecotype B-129 chromosome 6, LjGifu_v1.2 genome, TACTTGATAAAAAATGGTATAAGCTCACTTCACATAAGTGACAAGTGAGAGAAGAAAATTTTGTGAGTTCCTTTATAAAGGACTAGCTGGGAAAATTGTCCTGGTCGCTCGAGGGGGTGAGTATAAAGCCTTGAGTAGAGGAATGTTTGGTGGATACTTATTTTACGGTCAAATGAAGTCATGCGAATACTGCTATGCACTACACTTCTCATCCCTATGGCGTGTGGTACCGTGTGATGTGGGGTTGAGCTTAATTTTCATCTGATACATAGCTCAATATTTAGGGGGTGATATAAAGACACACTTGATGTATTTGCAGAGCTCATAAAGATACATAACCCAATATTTGGGTGGAGCTATAGAGATGCACTTGATGTATCTACACATCTCTTAATGGGTGGTTCTATATACACACACTTGATGCATCTACCTATGTGAGTGTGAAGGTTTAGGCCACCTTCTATGAAAAACTTTGACAATCATTCTAGAACACTAGTGAGCAACCCAAGGTGAATGAAAAGCCTAACAATGTAAATGTAAAAATGTATTATCGCGGAGACTTTACGAATTTGAAGGTTAGAGGCGTGTTGTGGGGGGCTTTTCTCGAGTCCATTAAGTCAAGAGAAATTCACTTACTGGACTTGTGACGTTATCTCACTTTACTACGTGTTAATTTAATCATCTGAAGGGTTGAAACATAGCAACAACAAATGGAGATCTAAAGAAAGGAGACAACTTTGGTTCTTGCAAATGGTAGATATTGGGTTTGATGTGGggtttttcatttgtttttatattttccaTGGTTCATGAGGTTCTTGGTATGAATCCATATAAGTAAGTATGTTATGAGTTCTATTGTTATATTTTAAGCATTGCAATATTGCTCATGTATTAAGGATTGTCATTCTCTCTGATATAGGTGTCGTTTGGctgtcttatggcttcaatctAATctactttgacaaaaaaaagacaTACTTAAACCCTTTTATTGCCGAGAAAATTCCTTCTTCCTTGCCCGAAAAATTCCACCTGCTCAGAAAAATTATTCTCTTACATCTCTCTTAATTTCTCTCTAGGTATCTTCCCAAACCCGCACCTTCGAGCCGTCACCAATCCTCCAAGAGCATAATTTCTTAAACATCCAACCGATTTGAAATAACGCATCATTAAAAGCTTTGAATTCCTGAAAACCAAGCTTACCATATCCTTTAGGCACACATAACTTAGACCAATTCAAACGATACAAACCACGCTTGTTAGCGTCTCCACTCTAGTAGAACTTGCTAATCATACCCTTAATATGAGAGCAAAGACTACCTAGTAAAGAGAAACATGACATAACATATGACAGAAGAGCACAACTCATTTATTGAATAATCAGAAAAcatgttaaaaaatttaaatcagATAAAATTGGCTTACCTGATATGTtgtataatataaaatctgaTAGTATTAGACCTAATAAGAATTTAATACTATGCAACTTTTGGTCATAGAATATATAACTTACCAAATTGTTTAAATTGATACAATCATGTGcttggtggagggtggtggtggtagatGACAACAGTGGTGACTCTGGTGGAGGGTTGTAGTTGTGGCAGCGATAGTAGTAGTGATGGGTCCTGGCAATAGAGTGGCGGTGGCAATAAAGagatggtggtgatggagggtggTTGAGACAATTGTGAGGGGGTAGTAGAGTTGGTTGTGGTGGTAGAGGTGATAGTGGCGATAATGATGGTGGTGGATTGTGGAGGCAGTGGTGAGGATGGTGGTGGAGTTGgttgtggtagtggtggtggctgCAATGTTGTAGGACAGTGGTTGCGGTGGTGAAGGgtgacggtggcggtggtgatggtggtggaggtggagttggtggtggtgatggcgaTAAAGACATCAACGGGGTGTAGTGGTGGCAGTGAAGGTGGCAATGGCGGCTATGGTGGAGGTGGTCATGGTGAAGGGTGTGGGTAAACTTAAAAcaatggattaaataatttcaagtaaCTTATACGCTACAATCACTTTATTCATAACCTATATGCTacattaaataatccatcattttaatgtatatgaGTGAACTGATTGATGAAATTATTCTATGCAATGTTAACACCAAACAATAATAGAcaatgtattgtataaacttaCGGTGTAACAAACCAACCGAGGGAAAAAtttagggttaatcctctaattggtccctgtggttgtgtggccgtctgaaattagtccctcccgtaaaatctaagtcctcgtgtttggaaagtgtgtggaaattagtccctccggcgaggacctgctacacacactttttcaaacacgaggacttagattttacgggagggactaatttcagacggccacacaaccacagggaccaattagaggattaacccaaaaatttattatggaccACTTTTTTGTGGGGCAAAGTTGCACCACCTCCTTTTGAGACCCACAATAAcaggtttttttatttaaaaaaatcaaaaaaacatatttcttaatctttaattaattattaggtTAATTGAATTAGGTCAAATTAAATGGTCATTAAttagttcatcttcttcttttcttcctccCACCCAACAACCACTGCCACCCACAACCCTAAACCCGACCACCCCCACCCAATCTCGCCGCCACCACAACTTtaaaccccaccaccaccacaaaatCGAAAGAGTAAAGCTTTGGGTCGTGGATCTTCTCTAAGGTGGTTGGGTGAAGTTGAAAtcagaaaatttcaaaaaagGTTGAGACAAGTATAGGGAAACCACAAGATCTTATTCTTCTTAGCGATGAACGTCGACGGGGAAGAAGAGGATCTGGGAAATGGGTCCCCACCGATGCCATCTGTTGGTCTGTGGTGCCTCCGAAATTTTTTCTAGATCCGATTGCATCTACGACGGTGGAATCTCCTCGGCCAGCGCCAACCACCTCCGCTTCTCACGACGTCTGATTTCTGGGTTGAGACTTCAATCACGACCCAActtcttcttcccttctttTCCTTCGATTTTGTATGAGTTATGGAttttgggtttggggtttgGATATGGGTTTGTGGGGGGTTTTGGGTTGGTGGTGGCGTGGATTGGGAGTGGGTtctgggtggtggtgggttGGGTGTGGGTtctgggtggtggtggtaggggTTCTGGGTTGATGGTGAACAAgtcggtgatggtggtgggagTGGGTTCTGGGTGGTGGTTTGGATCTGGGGTTTGTGACGAGTTatgggttggtggtggtgggggtttTGGGTTGGGAGTGGAATttgggtggtggtgggggtTCTGCGTTGGGAGTGAGTTTgttattcttattttcattttggtGTTCTTGTTATTGTTCATGCTTCTGATTCTTTGGTTATGTCATGTTCTTCTTTGCAATTGCATCACAATGTAATTAGGTGGGTGCAGAACGTACATGGTGGTGGGTATGTGAGAGCGAAGGAGAAAGAGAATTCATGGAAGAATGAACAGAGTTGGTGCAGTGAGGGGAAgagatgaaagaagaagaattttaggtttatttttctaatttgatattttatcatttttaatttttgttattaataaatatgcatttttattttttttaaaaaccggGAAAACCCGCAATAGCAGGTCAAAAATGGGTGGGTGTAGTAAACGTGCCCCAAAATGAGCCATTAACTTAAAGTCATACCAAACTTAGATTTTTCTAAATTACTTTGTATTTAAATTCAAGCTCAGCacataattattttttgaactCAACAACCAATAATATTAAATCAAATAGAATCTGACATAGAagccaacacatcagccctcaAATAAGTAGACAACCTGGGAGGCCCCTCCTCTATCCAGACAGCATCCGGAAAAGAAGAGGCACTCCTAGCCAGGTAATCTGCACAAGAATTGCCTTCCCTACGCCCAAATGAAAGATCAACATGATCAAAAAACATAACTAAACTATGACAATCCTGAATAATGGAAAACAAATGTGAAGTTCCAAAAGCCTTCTTCCAAGCCTGATGAAGAAGCAAACAATCAGTCTCAAACTGCACTCATTTGAAGCCAAGCTGAATAGCCAAATCCATAGCCCACCTTAAGCTAAGAGCCTCTGCCACCGTTGGGGAAAGCACAACTGTTGGGTATTTGGCTGCAGCCGCAAGGACTTCACCAACGTTGTCCCTCGCCACAAAACCAAAACCCGCCAATCGCTCCTTCCCCACCGATGCATCGACATTCACCTTCAATGTATCCTCCGGGGGGTCTGCACCATTTCCTTAAGCCCGCTCTCTCTATTGCCGCTGCCATCgtgaaagatgaagaagatgcgAGAACCAAGCAAGCGACGCAGTCCAACACTGCTGCTACACTCAGGGTCTGCTCCTCAAAAACAAGTTTATTTCTAGCCTCCCAAATGGCACATAGCACCCGCTGCACATAGGCCACCACGTCAAGGTCCTAGTCTATGGTCACCATAGTCATGAACTCCACCATCGTAAGACGCGGGTCCACACGAATCCCTGGGTTGCTAGCGAACCAGCACCCTCTCGTGACATAATTTTATTCTCATGAAATAATGCTTTACTTTTCCTAAAAtatcctttattttttttttgtttaaactaCTGTGAGGGACTCGAACCTAAGCTAATGAGCTAAATAAGATTATTCAATTTCCCCATAATTTTTAACAATAACTACTTACTTATAAATACTACTCTAAAGTCTAATAAAATCCAGCAGACACAGCACACTCCACCCAAACTCTCAAAACCCTAACAATTAACAAAAACCCTTTCTCCGTATCCCTCTTCCGCCGCGACCATGGCGGAGCTCAAGCTCTCGGAGAGCCGCGACCTCACACGCATAGAGCGCGTCGGCGCCCACTCCCACATCCGCGGCCTCGGCCTTGACTCCTCCCTCGAGCCACGCGACGTCTCCGAAGGCATGGTCGGCCAGGTCTCCGCCCGCAAAGCCGCCGGCGTCATCCTCCAGATGATTAAGGACGGCAAAATCGCCGGTCGCGCCGTCCTCCTCGCCGGCCAGCCTGGAACCGGCAAGACCGCCATCGCCATGGGTATGGCCAAGTCCCTCGGCCTCGAAACCCCCTTCGCCATGATCGCCGGCAGCGAGCTCTTCTCGCTTGAGATGTCGAAGACTGAGGCTCTCACACAGGCCTTCCGTAAGGCCATTGGTGTTCGCATCAAGGAGGAGACCGAGGTCATCGAGGGTGAGGTTGTGGAAGTCAACATTGACCGTCCTTCAGTCTCCGGAGCTGCCGCGAAGACCGGGAAGCTGACGCTGAAGACGACGGAGATGGAGACGGTGTATGATCTCGGCGCTAAGATGATTGAGGCGCTTGGGAAGGAGAAGGTGACTGGTGGTGATGTTATTGCCATTGACAAGGCTTCAGGGAAGATTACAAAGCTGGGAAGGTCGTTCTCTCGGTCGAGGGATTTCGACGCGATGGGGCCGCAGGTGAAGTTTGTGCAGTGCCCTGATGGAGAGTTGCAGAAGAGGAAGGAGGTCGTGCATTGCGTCACTCTTCATGAGATTGATGTTATCAATAGCAGGTAGTTTTCTTTCCATATAATTAGCTTGTTACTAATTAATGCTGGTTTAAGAGTAAAGGATTATGCCTAATATTTTCTAATTGAAGTGATAATTTGAGTGGTTAGCTGTAATATAGGCAGTGGACTCATCATGGAGCTGGGGAAGTGATTGCATGTTTTGAATTAGCTTAAAGCTTCTGGACATAAATAAGCTAATCTAAATAAATGTTATAAATTAAGAAATGTGCCTTTAGTCTTGAATTAGTGGTAGTGGATAGTGGATTGTGGATATAAGTTAGCTAAAAgatacagttggttatttatcATTGTATAAAAGTCTACTTCCAGTACATGTAACTGTAactttcattcttcattctcttCATCAATGAGAATTCAGCTCACACTGAGCTTTCCTCTCTATTAATTCACCAATGGAAGTGGAATTTGGACTTAACAAGGGAGGCTTTGGGTAGCATGTGGTAAAATTTTGTTTAGCTGTCATTAACTCATTATGGTCATTGCTGGCTTTTGTCCAGATTAGGAGAACCTAGTTCACGTTCTCTTAATTGAGATACGGTTTTAACACAATCTATGATGAATGCTTTGATTGATACACTTTTGTGTCCTTTGCAGTCATTGATTTGATGAGGGTCTCCTCTATCCCCAAAATTATGATCCATTCTAAACTGATATGAAGTTCCTCTTAGATTTTCCAACTTAACTATGTGAAATCATTTAGCTGTTAAGCTCCTTTGTGTATAGAGGAGATGAACTTTTATTTTGATAATTACGCTTTTATATTGTGTATCTCATCTTAGTTCCTATCATCTAACTACATTATGTTTACAGAACACAGGGATTTCTGGCTCTTTTCACTGGTGATACCGGTGAAATTCGCGCAGAAGTCAGAGAGCAAATCGATACCAAAGTGGCAGAGTGGAGAGAAGAAGGAAAAGCAGAGATTGTGCCAGGTGTTCTTTTCATTGATGAGGTGCACATGCTTGACATAGAATGCTTTTCATTCCTCAATCGAGCTCTAGAGAATGAGATGTCTCCCATATTAGTTGTTGCTACCAACAGAGGCATCACCACTATTCGAGGCACAAATTACAAATCCCCACACGGGATTCCCATTGATTTACTTGACCGACTCCTCATCATCTCCACTCAACCTTATACTGAGGATGATATTCGCAAGATTCTGGATATCAGATGCCAAGAGGAAGATGTAGATTTGACTGAAGGTGCAAAGCGGTTGTTAACCAAAATAGGTGTAGAAACATCCTTGAGATATGCTATTCATCTAATCACAGCTGCTGCATTGGCATGCCTAAAGCGAAAGGGGAAGACAGTAGAGTTGGAAGATATAAACCGGGTTTACAATCTGTTCTTGGATGTCAAAAGATCGACACAGTACTTGATGGAATATCAAAGTCAGTACATGTTCAGTGAAACAGGAGaagttgatgaagatgatgcaAATGTTAATGCTAATGCTATGGTCTCCTAAAATTAGCGAATTTCAGCTTGAGAGTTTGTAATTATCTGCTCAGTCGGCAATTTATTGCATGAGGCCTGTGCACTTGACTTGAGTTTGATATCAATCATCAGCTGTTTTCTGTGGTTTAACTGCAATATCTATTTTATGCATGTGAGAGGCTGTAATGTATTTGTGTTACTACTGAACTTTTCCCTGACTCGGTTctcttttgttattttttattttgctgTGTCATGCGTGCTTATCAAGCCCAATTCATTGTAATTTTTAGGTACGCGCGGACTCTTCACTCCATATGCCCCATTATTTTTTACATGTTTTAGCACGTTTGAATCAACATCTGATTTCTTATAATCAATTATAAAATACAAAAGCTATTCACATGAGTTTCTCCTCAAAATTATAtaaagaatttccaaacatgcagagTTGGATGAACTACTTAAGGAATGTTCAAAGATTTTGAAAATGCCTTTGCCTATGTTGAATGATAATTAAAATGTTTAGGATTAACCTTGCTTGCCTAATTGTTCCCCTCCGCGCCCTTCCTGGACGATTTTTTTGGGTAAGACACAGCGCATTGATCTCCTTTTATGAGTTCATGAACATTGCAAGTATTTTTGAATATGGAGCAAGTGAAACGTAGTTCTGCTGAAATTATAGGGCCTCCTACAATTTATCAAACTACCTTTGGTAGGTTGTTCCGAGTTCTTATGTTTTGGCTACTTGTAGTACATTTTCACTATGAAGTTTGAAGATAAATCTAATGATACATTCTTTATTTGTCAAATATCATCCACAAGGAAGTTACTTCAATGTTGtactttttttctcttctttgtaATACACTTAAAACTGATAGAAATAATTTACTACGGTGACTGGTGGATGCTTCTCTCCATTTATTTGTTTGTTGACACTTGTTACCGATTGTAATTGACACTTGACATACAGTGTATGGTCCCAACCCATTTGCATTTTTCACTTCCAAAGAATTAGGAAGCTGACATAGTTTATGATCAAGACTTCGTTGTAAAGTGCAAACATTCACTTGGAGATGCCTATAGGTCTTTTAAACCCATAGTTAATCCTTCACCTTAAACTATAAAAATAATGGATCAGGTATTTTCGAAGGTACTGATATTGATATATACTGTCATATACACAATTTACCTAATGTAAAACTGAGAATCCTATTAATGGGAAAATGGCACAAATGACACATTTGGCAATAAAGAAGACTGTTATCGAAATAGAATTATATCTAAGACTAGAAAGAGGTTTTAGACAAAGGGAAAACATGGAAGATGAAAGGTCTTCAACAATCAGCCAATCCTCTCTGTGTTGGAGTCATCTGAGGGCCATATTACTGTCTCCATTAGCCTTTCCCTCATTAACTCCAAGTTTTCATCTGAGATTTCTTTATATATCTGAGCATGATCACATTTCTGCATAAGAGGTGGAGAAAGGTTATAAGTTGAAGTACATCAAACCTTCCCAAAGGATTTTACATGCCTTGAATATCAGAGAGAAGCTTTGAATTCCATTACCTTGACCCATTTACTGTAAAggtgaagtcgggttaccattaCTCTTTCAGCAAGCTCTCGTTGCTCCTATCAATTCAGAGAAAAGATGGATTTGCATCATTTGCATTGTCATCAAGTAACTGAATGTGTAACAAACATATGACATGCACCATGCaaatcatttgtttctttgaaaattatatgaacaaaatcCAGTGTGCAGAGGCATGAGATTTAGACGAACAGAGAAAGATCGAGAGCATTGTATCATGGCATACACAGTAATTTTTTTTACGGTAAATTCAATTCATTGAAAGGTAAATGACAAAATGTCGGTACGGATACAAGCATCAAAACAACTAGGAATGTCATCAGACCAGAACTCATCAAGATGAGACACAGTACTTACTTAGCTCATGCATGAGCTACTTTATTAGCTTCTCTAAAAACATGAATTGGTAACAggttcttccttgatttttcaTAATTGAAGTGTTTTCAGCATTGAGAATAGGTATGAAAGAGTACCTTCCCGAGGGATCGGAGAAAACGTTTCCCATCTGTTGGTTTGTTTGATACAACAAAACTGTCAACATAAAAAACACAACTTACAATCATATAATAATTTCCTTTACCATGAAATTGTAAAACTCTGGGAAGACATAAATGTGTTG contains:
- the LOC130721852 gene encoding uncharacterized protein LOC130721852, encoding MAELKLSESRDLTRIERVGAHSHIRGLGLDSSLEPRDVSEGMVGQVSARKAAGVILQMIKDGKIAGRAVLLAGQPGTGKTAIAMGMAKSLGLETPFAMIAGSELFSLEMSKTEALTQAFRKAIGVRIKEETEVIEGEVVEVNIDRPSVSGAAAKTGKLTLKTTEMETVYDLGAKMIEALGKEKVTGGDVIAIDKASGKITKLGRSFSRSRDFDAMGPQVKFVQCPDGELQKRKEVVHCVTLHEIDVINSRTQGFLALFTGDTGEIRAEVREQIDTKVAEWREEGKAEIVPGVLFIDEVHMLDIECFSFLNRALENEMSPILVVATNRGITTIRGTNYKSPHGIPIDLLDRLLIISTQPYTEDDIRKILDIRCQEEDVDLTEGAKRLLTKIGVETSLRYAIHLITAAALACLKRKGKTVELEDINRVYNLFLDVKRSTQYLMEYQSQYMFSETGEVDEDDANVNANAMVS